In the Triticum aestivum cultivar Chinese Spring chromosome 2B, IWGSC CS RefSeq v2.1, whole genome shotgun sequence genome, GATAAAGCCTGCCCCTTAAAAAATTGTTCTACACGAAAGAGTTGTAAGAAACTCGGTAAATAAATGaataaaggaaaaaaagaggaaaagacAAAGACAAGAAACAAAGGAGGGTTTTTTCCTTGCTGCAGAATACTACTGCTCCGTACTCCTCGCCgctccgaccccgccgccgccgccgccgccgtcgcctcctcacCCTTGACGGCGAGCAGCCGCGTCTCAGCGGCGTGGGAGGGAGGGAGATCGTGGCTCGCTCCGGGCATGGCGTGGGCGGCGCTGAGGCCGGTGGTGAAGGCGTGCATCGGCGGCTCCCTCATCGGCATCACCGTCTCCGACCGCTACTtctccgtcgccgccgtccacggcGGCTCCATGCGCCCCACCTTCGACGGCACCACAGCaggtaagcccccccccccccccccccccccccccccccccccccgcgccctccCCGTCCACGCGCACACACGACACAACCCACCACCGGACTGGATTCCTAATCGATTTCTGACCGCCGGAGTGACGCCGGCAGACGGGCGGGAGTACGCGCTGGTGAAGCGGAGCCCCCTCTACGACTACTCCCGCGGCGAGGTCGTAGTCTTCGTGTAAGAAACCTCGCTCATGCTTTTCTGAATTCTGTGATTTCGCTGGGTGGGTTGCAGATACTGAATCTTGACAGACGGTTGATGCAGGTCGCCGGCGGACCACCGGAGCAGGACGATCAAGAGGCTGATTGGGCTGCCCGGCGACTGGATCAGCGTCCCGGACAAGGAGGAGATCCGGCAGATCCCGGAGGGCCACTGCTGGGTGGAAGGGGACAATGGCACCGCCAGCTGGGACTCGAGATCCTACGGCCCTGTAAGAAACACATTCTCCTCTTCCCCCTTTGAAATTTCCTCCGCGGCATCTGGTCAGACAAATCTGCGATAATATCAGTATCACCGTGCGCTCAACCGCATAATAGTGGTGACTGGTGTCATCATAACCAGTGTTCATGATTTTATTAAAGACGATGCGAAAGTGGTTCCTTTGTGATGCGCTGTGCTTACCAATGCTGCTGCTAGCTTAATCATTTGGTCAGATAAAAAAGATTGATATATAGCACTCCCTTGAACATTCAGTATTTCTTTTGGGTCATCTTGGTAGATGAAACTGCGGTCTAGTATCACCGTAGGCACTTGTCCATATATTGGTCACTGATGGCATCGATCAGTGTTCATACTTCCTTGTAATGTCTAGTGCTgccagttgctgctgctgctggcagTGCTGAACCGTAATTCGTATTTGTGGCTGATGTTGGATCAGGAAAATGATTGATAACTTGAGGTTGCAAAATTTAGGTGGTTAAAAATTTAAAAT is a window encoding:
- the LOC123043022 gene encoding mitochondrial inner membrane protease subunit 2, with translation MAWAALRPVVKACIGGSLIGITVSDRYFSVAAVHGGSMRPTFDGTTADGREYALVKRSPLYDYSRGEVVVFVSPADHRSRTIKRLIGLPGDWISVPDKEEIRQIPEGHCWVEGDNGTASWDSRSYGPVPLGLVQGRVTHVVWPPSKMGRVDKRVPPEGRVMPQRNL